One genomic segment of Streptomyces sp. TLI_146 includes these proteins:
- a CDS encoding serine/threonine-protein kinase, with amino-acid sequence MPGIRGLLVAGRYRLDATIGQGGMGRVWRAFDEILDRQVAVKEMRMNDLDAEDSRIRRERTLREARATARIDHPNVVRVYDVVEESDRLWIVMELVDSRSLEQLLVEDGPVPPREAARIGLGLVEALREVHAVGVLHRDIKPGNVLLSRTGRVVLTDFGIAAIQDAVALTVVGMLVGSPDYMAPERVGGRPQGPASDLWSLGATLCAAVGGQSPFARETTLATLHAVLYEEPELPRSAGPLAPALASLLVKDPAERPTLDALTTLLMPIAAPPTVLARTPTLAVRARTAPEPVRDEPLPEPRAKQAAPAPAPPPTRAPEPETPQPGPSQRPAWAAGTEAPAGGPGASTPPPPTPHPQRAPGRSPEGGAGGEAPAGGLGAQPPETPLPPLPPRPTPTPGGHAAGPHMSQREGAGWGNRRRLALTAAAVTAATAIAVVLATTHGTGGNGSAGSATTSTPTVAGTSRPPSSPPPGTLGETGFAWAPPEGWTRTAKSPSNIHYHAPGGKQEIAASYALVRGGDLMAQWQEAEQGSHDVPGYRNIRLERTTFNGRPAVVWDYYFTQDGDPWKARQTGFDEGGKSYQVNIWYLAATEGDALRAYSAVTSSFTPL; translated from the coding sequence ATGCCGGGAATTCGGGGGCTGTTGGTCGCGGGGCGATACCGACTCGACGCCACGATCGGCCAGGGTGGAATGGGGCGGGTGTGGCGGGCGTTCGATGAGATCCTGGACCGCCAGGTCGCCGTGAAAGAGATGCGGATGAACGACCTGGACGCCGAGGACAGCCGCATCCGCCGCGAACGCACCCTGCGCGAGGCGCGGGCGACGGCCCGTATCGACCATCCCAATGTGGTGCGCGTCTACGACGTGGTGGAGGAGTCCGACCGCCTCTGGATCGTGATGGAGCTGGTGGATTCGCGCTCCCTGGAGCAACTCCTGGTCGAGGACGGCCCGGTGCCTCCGCGCGAGGCGGCGCGGATCGGGCTGGGCCTGGTGGAGGCGCTGCGGGAGGTGCACGCGGTAGGGGTCCTGCACCGGGACATCAAGCCCGGGAACGTGCTCCTGAGCCGCACCGGCAGGGTGGTCCTGACGGACTTCGGCATCGCGGCGATCCAGGACGCGGTGGCGCTGACGGTGGTGGGGATGCTGGTCGGCTCGCCGGACTACATGGCGCCGGAACGGGTGGGCGGCAGGCCCCAGGGCCCGGCCTCCGACCTGTGGTCGCTGGGTGCGACGCTGTGCGCGGCGGTGGGCGGCCAGTCGCCGTTCGCCCGCGAGACGACCCTGGCGACGCTGCACGCGGTGCTGTACGAGGAGCCCGAACTCCCGCGCTCGGCGGGCCCGTTGGCCCCGGCGCTCGCCTCGCTCCTGGTGAAGGACCCGGCCGAGCGCCCCACCCTGGACGCCCTGACGACGCTCCTGATGCCGATAGCGGCCCCGCCGACGGTCCTGGCCCGCACCCCGACGCTGGCGGTCCGGGCCCGCACGGCGCCCGAGCCGGTACGGGACGAGCCGCTACCCGAGCCGCGGGCAAAGCAGGCAGCCCCCGCCCCCGCACCGCCACCCACCCGGGCCCCCGAGCCCGAGACCCCCCAGCCGGGCCCGAGCCAGCGCCCGGCCTGGGCCGCGGGAACAGAAGCACCCGCCGGAGGGCCGGGAGCCTCGACGCCGCCCCCGCCCACCCCCCACCCCCAGCGGGCCCCGGGGCGGAGCCCCGAAGGGGGTGCAGGGGGCGAAGCCCCCGCTGGGGGTCTGGGGGCGCAGCCCCCAGAAACGCCCCTCCCTCCCCTCCCACCTCGACCCACCCCCACCCCCGGAGGCCACGCGGCGGGGCCGCACATGTCACAGCGGGAAGGGGCGGGGTGGGGGAATCGCCGCCGTCTGGCCCTCACCGCCGCGGCCGTCACCGCGGCCACGGCCATAGCCGTCGTCCTGGCCACGACCCACGGCACCGGCGGCAACGGCAGCGCCGGCAGCGCGACCACCAGCACCCCCACCGTCGCCGGCACCTCCCGGCCCCCCAGCAGCCCGCCCCCCGGCACCCTGGGCGAGACCGGTTTCGCCTGGGCACCCCCCGAGGGCTGGACCCGGACCGCCAAGAGCCCGTCCAACATCCACTACCACGCCCCGGGCGGAAAACAGGAGATCGCCGCCTCGTACGCACTCGTACGCGGCGGCGATCTCATGGCCCAGTGGCAAGAGGCCGAACAGGGCTCCCACGACGTCCCGGGCTACCGGAACATCCGACTGGAGCGGACCACCTTCAACGGCCGCCCGGCCGTCGTCTGGGACTACTACTTCACCCAGGACGGCGACCCCTGGAAGGCCCGCCAGACGGGCTTCGACGAGGGCGGCAAGTCGTACCAGGTCAACATCTGGTACCTCGCCGCCACCGAGGGCGACGCCCTGCGTGCCTACTCCGCGGTGACCTCGTCGTTCACACCGCTCTGA